The Corynebacterium callunae DSM 20147 genomic sequence GGAAAATAAGATTCCTTGTTTCCTGCTGCCCGCTAATCCTGTTGCCTCCCTGGTGATTTTTGAGACCTTTGTACGTCCTTTGATCCGTATTAGCTTGGGCAAGAGCAATCCCACGCGCCGGGTGGTGCGAGCACGTGCGCTTAATCATGTGGCTTCAGTTGCTGGCCGTAAGGGATTTATCCGTTCCCGCTTGATGCGCGATGCCCAAACTCAGGATTATTTGGTGGAAGCTTTGGGCGGCGCTACCGGTGCTCCTTCGCACCTCTTGGCTGGTTTGGCCGAGGCTAATGCCATGATCCGCATTCCAGAGGAAGTTACTGAAATCCGTCCTGGCGATGTGGTTGATGTGATCTTCTTGGCGCAGGGTAGATAAGCGTGGTCGAGGTGTTAACACAGCGAGCTGTGCACCATAGACATCCGGGGTGGCCCGAGATAACTCCCACCGTCACTTTATTAAATGGTGGGAGGCTAAGGCTGCGGCCTTTAAAGCGTCGCGATTTCCGAGCCTGGTCGGATCTACGGATGAAGGATATGGAGTTTCTCAAACCCGTGGAGCCCACCGTGCCCAGTACGTGGAGCGAGGCGCATTCGCGTTTGGCTTGGTGGGATAATGTGAGTTATTTGCTTAAGGCAGCCCGTCAAGGTTCGGTTGTGCCCATGGTTATCGAGCTTGATGGTCGTTTTATCGGGCAGTTGACCATCGGAAATATTCAGCACGGAGGCATTTCTGATGCCTGGATCGGCTATTGGGTTTACAGCGGAGTAACCGGGCGGGGAGTGGCCAGCGCGGCCTGCGCGCTGGGCGTTGACCACGCTTTTCGACGCATCGGTCTGCACCGTTTAACCGCCACTTATTTACCCAGCAACCCGGCTTCGGGGCGCGTTTTAGCCCATAGTGGATTCCGCGAGGAAGGCTTTTTGAAGCGTAATCTACATATTGATGGGAAATGGATGGATCATCATTTTGTGGCAATTTTAGCCGATGATTTTTCTACCACTGCGGTGGAAAGATTAATCCTTGATGGCCGTTTATTGCGCTAAACCCGGCGTGGCAGTCCTTAGGGTTCCTTGTGAAAGGTTAACCTCGTTACAGTTTTAACTCGCACCCGTCTCGGAAGGTTAGGTGCTTTAAAGTGTCCGGATTCTTGGTAATCGGCCTTATTGTTGTGGTGTGGCTCGTTGTGCTCGCACCGCTTGTTTTGCGTACCCAAAAGCCAATCTCCAAAGCTGGAGAAGCCTTTGATGATACCCGCGTGATTTTGGAGGGTGGCAGTAATGTGCCAGCCCGACGACGTCCACGTCTGACGCAAGATACTGCCTCGGAAGAGGTGGACACCGCAGAAGATGATGAGGACTATGAAATTGTAGATTCTCCAAGCATCTTCAAGCACCGCAAGGAAGAGCCTGAAGAGGTGGAAGAACCTGTCGAGGAAGTCATCGAAATGCTCGATGAAGAGTGGGATGATGACCTCGATGACGCTTATACCTCTCCGCTAGACCATATGCACCCTGCTGCACGTGCACGTGCCCTCGAGGAATACCAATCCGAGGAAAAGCTGGAAGAGGATCTCCAGGACACAGATGTTTCTGCAGAGTTGACTCAAGAGGATGTAGAGTTCGCCGAACGTCGCCGAGGACGTGGCTACTATGATCCCCAAGCTGATCGGGAATTTGCACAGTCCCAATATGCGCGCCGTCAAAGGACGTTGTTGGGCCTTAGCGCTGTAGTTGTAATCAGCGTCATCCTGGGCTTTGTTGTGGGTGGCTGGCTGTGGGCACTGCCTGTTGTTTCCCTTGCTATGACTGCTTTGTACCTCACCGCTTTGCGGAGCCAGGTGCGTGCAGAAAATGAGCTGCGTGCGCGTCGAATCCGTCGTCTGCGCCGTTCGCGAATGGGCGTGCGTCATTCTGAGGACCTGCCTTCTCGTTTGCGTCGTCCTGGTGCAGTGGTACTTGAACTTGATGATGAATCCCCAGATTTTGAGAATCTGCCAACTCTGCTGCAGGTTGAAGAAGAATATCCAGCACCACGCTCTATTAACCGTCGCGTAAGTTAAATCTGTCCTGAACTAAGTCTCTGTTTGAAAGCTGGGGTAGTCTGTCACACATGGATAAACCAGTCGTGAGGGATGCAGCCCTGCTGATTTTTCGCGCTGTGCTTGGCGTTATTTTTGTGGCTCATGGGTGGGAAAAGCTCTTTATTGCCGGGATAACCAAGACCACAGGACAATTTTCTGCATGGGGCGTTCCACAACCAAAGCTATCTGCATGGATCACCGCCATCGCCGAATTGCTGGGTGGGGGATTGCTAGTGGTGGGTTTGCTTACCACCTTTGTGGCAGGCGCAATGGCTTTGCTTATTGCCGCTGCAATGTATTTTGTGCACCTGGATGCGGGATTTTTTATTAGCGAAGGCGGCATTGAATATCCTTTGCTGCTGGTGGTCTCCCTTTTGATGATTGTGGTCTTCGGATCCGGACGCGCCAGCGTTGATGGGGTCTTAACCCGTGGTTGACTGTAGTTCCATTCAGGCAGCTCTTTCCGCCCGACTTGATGGTGAACCTGCAGGTATTGAGGATGAGATTATTGATGCTCACCTTGCCAACTGTGAAGACTGCCGAAACTTCTATGATCAGGCAGCACAGCTCAACCGCTTAATTAACTTTTGTGCCGTTCCACCGCCTGTCACCCCGAATCTTTCGGAGATTATTTTGGCGGAGGTGGAGCCTGCTTGGCGGCGCCATGCCAACGCCCGCGTTGTATGGTCAATTCTCTCGCGCACCGCGCTGGTGGTTTTGGCACTCTTGTACCTCGCCTGGGGCATTAATATGCTCGGCGAGGCGACGTCGATAAGCATTCAAGAAGACCCACTGAGCTCGCGCCTGATTGCAGAGGGGGCTGCCCTGCGCATTGGTTTGGCAGCTGGGCTGGGCTTTGCGGCGTGGAAACCGCAAATTATCGGCGGTCTTTTGCCGGTGGTGGCCACCATGTGGACCTTCAGCATGGGCTTTGCGGCGCAGGATCTGGTTTTTGGACGCGCTGATTATGAAACCCTTTCCGCGTTGGGATTGCTCTTTATCTCTACCGCGGTGCTTTTTGCTGCTTGGATAAATTCGCTGGGTAATGGGGCATTGCGGCGTACTTGGCGCTCAATTAACGCCACTCCTGCTTAAATAACCCCTAAGCTGGGCGCTATGAGCTTTGCAGAACACGCAATTATCTGGCAGGTTTATCCGCTCGGCGCCGTTGGTGCGCCCATTCGCCCGGCAGCCCCGGAGCCCCTGGAACATCGCCTGCCCACGCTTGAAAAGTGGCTGGACTATGTGGTGGAGCTGGGCTGTAATGTGCTGTTGCTCGGCCCAGTTTTTGAGGCGCTGAGTCACGGTTATGACACCCTAGATTTTTATCGTGTTGACCCACGCCTCGGCGATCAGGGAGATATGACGTCGCTGCTAGATGCAGCGCAGCAGCGTGGCATCGGGGTGCTTTTCGACGGAGTGTTTAACCATGTCTCCAGCTCTTCTAAATATGCTCAGTTGACCACTGGCAATTCCTTTGAAGGCCATGAGGCTCTGGCCGAACTTGATCACGAAAACCCCGAGGTAGTTGAACTAGTGGTGGATGTGATGAACTACTGGCTCGATCGTGGCATTGCGGGTTGGCGTCTCGATGCCGTTTATGCCACCAGCCCCAAATTTTGGGCCCAGGTAATTCCACGGGTGAAGCAACGCCATCCTGACGCTTGGATTATGGGGGAGATGATCCACGGCGATTATGTGGCTTTTAGAGCAGAATCTGGCATTGATTCCATTACCCAATATGAACTGTGGAAGGCCATTTGGAGCAGCATCAAAGAAAATAATTTCTTTGAATTGGAATGGACATTGGGCCGCCATAATGAGTTCTTAGAATCCTTCGTGCCCCAAACTTTTATTGGCAACCACGATGTCACCAGAATTGCCTCACAGCTTGGCCAAGAAAGAGCAGTGCTGGCAGCAGCAATCTTGTTCACCGTTGGGGGTACGCCAAGTATTTATTATGGTGATGAACAAGGCTTCAGTGGGGTGAAAGAAGAAAGGGAAGCGGGCGATGATGCTGTGCGCCCACCCCTTCCGGAGGAGCTATCGCCACTTGGTAAGTGGATTGAGGATAGCTATAAGGCGCTAATTTCGCTGCGCCGCCAACATCCTTGGCTGCACCATGCTCGCACTGAGATTCAGGAGATTGAAAACCAAAAGCTCACCTACCGAGCAGTGGCAGATGAGCAGTGGATTGAGGTGCAGCTAGATATTGAGCATCCCTCGGTCCGCATTAGTGATGCAGCAGGTACTGAGCTTTTTAGTTTTAGCGCCAGCTAGGTAGCCACATGAGGGATTCATAGACAGAATCTGGGATGACATAGCCATAAAACAGCGGCGAGAAAATAAGGAACATGGTCAGCACCACGGCCACGTACACAACCACAATTATCGAGCCACGTGTCAGCCCAGATTCCATCTTGGTGCCGCGCTGCCATAATTCGCCACAGGCCAGCGCCAATAAAACAATGGTAAATGGCACTAGGGCAGTCGCGTAGAAGAAGTACATTTGGCGATCATAGGCTGCTAGCCAGGGCAAAAAGCCAGCTGCAAAAGCTACCAGCGGAACAAGGTATCCGCGGTTTTTGCGGATGATTAAAGACCACAGAGCCCAGATAATCACCGGCACTGTGAGCCACCAAATTGCTGGGGTGCCAAAAAGGTAAATCATGCGACGGCAGCTGCCACCGATTTCACAAGAGATATCAGTGGAGGAGAAATAAAGGATAGGTCGGCCTGCCACCAGCCAAGACCACGGCTTGGAATCCCAGGGGTGGCTATGGCCAGAAGACGTAGTCAAAGAGCCATGGAACTCCAAAACGCTGATGTGATAGTGCAGCCAGCCAGCAATAGAATCAGGCAGAATCTGCAAAAATGAGCTGCCTGGAATAGTGCCATCTTCAGCGGCGTGGCGGTACACGGAAGTCTCAGAGGCAAACCATGCGCGCCAGCTCCAGATATAAAGCAGCACTGGCACAAGAACTAATGAGGCAAGGGCCGGGAAAACATCAAACCAAAAGGTTCCTGCGATATAGCGCCGCACTCCATAACGTTTACGCAGCCACATATCCAAAAAGACGCTGAGTAGCCCAAAGAATGCGATGTAATAAAGCCCAGACCATTTCACCGACAGTGCCAAGCCAAGGAAAATTCCGCTACTAAAACGCCACCAACG encodes the following:
- a CDS encoding zf-HC2 domain-containing protein, coding for MVDCSSIQAALSARLDGEPAGIEDEIIDAHLANCEDCRNFYDQAAQLNRLINFCAVPPPVTPNLSEIILAEVEPAWRRHANARVVWSILSRTALVVLALLYLAWGINMLGEATSISIQEDPLSSRLIAEGAALRIGLAAGLGFAAWKPQIIGGLLPVVATMWTFSMGFAAQDLVFGRADYETLSALGLLFISTAVLFAAWINSLGNGALRRTWRSINATPA
- a CDS encoding GNAT family N-acetyltransferase, with the protein product MSVVEVLTQRAVHHRHPGWPEITPTVTLLNGGRLRLRPLKRRDFRAWSDLRMKDMEFLKPVEPTVPSTWSEAHSRLAWWDNVSYLLKAARQGSVVPMVIELDGRFIGQLTIGNIQHGGISDAWIGYWVYSGVTGRGVASAACALGVDHAFRRIGLHRLTATYLPSNPASGRVLAHSGFREEGFLKRNLHIDGKWMDHHFVAILADDFSTTAVERLILDGRLLR
- a CDS encoding alpha-amylase family protein, with the translated sequence MSFAEHAIIWQVYPLGAVGAPIRPAAPEPLEHRLPTLEKWLDYVVELGCNVLLLGPVFEALSHGYDTLDFYRVDPRLGDQGDMTSLLDAAQQRGIGVLFDGVFNHVSSSSKYAQLTTGNSFEGHEALAELDHENPEVVELVVDVMNYWLDRGIAGWRLDAVYATSPKFWAQVIPRVKQRHPDAWIMGEMIHGDYVAFRAESGIDSITQYELWKAIWSSIKENNFFELEWTLGRHNEFLESFVPQTFIGNHDVTRIASQLGQERAVLAAAILFTVGGTPSIYYGDEQGFSGVKEEREAGDDAVRPPLPEELSPLGKWIEDSYKALISLRRQHPWLHHARTEIQEIENQKLTYRAVADEQWIEVQLDIEHPSVRISDAAGTELFSFSAS
- a CDS encoding DoxX family protein, with the protein product MDKPVVRDAALLIFRAVLGVIFVAHGWEKLFIAGITKTTGQFSAWGVPQPKLSAWITAIAELLGGGLLVVGLLTTFVAGAMALLIAAAMYFVHLDAGFFISEGGIEYPLLLVVSLLMIVVFGSGRASVDGVLTRG
- the sepX gene encoding divisome protein SepX/GlpR, whose amino-acid sequence is MSGFLVIGLIVVVWLVVLAPLVLRTQKPISKAGEAFDDTRVILEGGSNVPARRRPRLTQDTASEEVDTAEDDEDYEIVDSPSIFKHRKEEPEEVEEPVEEVIEMLDEEWDDDLDDAYTSPLDHMHPAARARALEEYQSEEKLEEDLQDTDVSAELTQEDVEFAERRRGRGYYDPQADREFAQSQYARRQRTLLGLSAVVVISVILGFVVGGWLWALPVVSLAMTALYLTALRSQVRAENELRARRIRRLRRSRMGVRHSEDLPSRLRRPGAVVLELDDESPDFENLPTLLQVEEEYPAPRSINRRVS
- a CDS encoding dolichyl-phosphate-mannose--protein mannosyltransferase, whose protein sequence is MSQVLAIREQGRDRGMFAGSCPPAPPKFKWTRLDSYTWAIIALFAILTRFIGLSSATASGTPVFDEKHYVPQAWDMVRSWINPVTGGIESNPGYGLVVHPPLAKQIEALGEWVFGYSPLGWRVMAALFGTLTIFGIMAITRRLSGSTVITFIAGILAVADGVLLVSSRFGMLDIFQVLFIVLAAWALIRDHQQMHHRIHNHVRDNPKPMEFGPRFGFRWWRFSSGIFLGLALSVKWSGLYYIAFFGLLSVFLDMWLRKRYGVRRYIAGTFWFDVFPALASLVLVPVLLYIWSWRAWFASETSVYRHAAEDGTIPGSSFLQILPDSIAGWLHYHISVLEFHGSLTTSSGHSHPWDSKPWSWLVAGRPILYFSSTDISCEIGGSCRRMIYLFGTPAIWWLTVPVIIWALWSLIIRKNRGYLVPLVAFAAGFLPWLAAYDRQMYFFYATALVPFTIVLLALACGELWQRGTKMESGLTRGSIIVVVYVAVVLTMFLIFSPLFYGYVIPDSVYESLMWLPSWR